A region from the Sandaracinus amylolyticus genome encodes:
- a CDS encoding NADPH-dependent FMN reductase produces MKHVIAISGSVRAVSSTTALLRAVAHVARDHDVRVTFYDGMRELPWFDPDVADDDASDAVKQMRATLRDCDAVLFSTPEYAHGVPGVLKNALDWLVGSGELYAKRVAVLNASNRAKLAHESLVESLTVMGATIVVDAAMTVPLAGKALDADALARDADVAPVLERVVSALRG; encoded by the coding sequence ATGAAGCACGTGATCGCGATCTCGGGCAGCGTGCGCGCGGTGTCGTCGACGACCGCGCTCTTGCGCGCGGTCGCGCACGTCGCGCGCGATCACGACGTGCGCGTCACGTTCTACGACGGCATGCGCGAGCTGCCGTGGTTCGATCCCGACGTCGCCGACGACGACGCGAGCGACGCGGTGAAGCAGATGCGCGCGACGCTGCGCGACTGCGACGCGGTGCTCTTCTCCACGCCCGAGTACGCCCACGGCGTGCCCGGCGTGCTCAAGAACGCGCTCGACTGGCTGGTCGGCAGCGGCGAGCTCTACGCGAAGCGCGTCGCGGTGCTCAACGCGTCGAACCGCGCGAAGCTCGCGCACGAGTCGCTGGTCGAGTCGCTCACCGTGATGGGCGCGACGATCGTGGTCGACGCCGCGATGACGGTGCCGCTCGCGGGCAAGGCGCTCGACGCAGACGCGCTCGCGCGCGACGCCGACGTCGCGCCGGTGCTCGAGCGCGTGGTGAGCGCGCTGCGCGGTTAG